A region from the Thermodesulfobacteriota bacterium genome encodes:
- a CDS encoding citrate synthase: MEEREMEVVPGLEGIPAAESAISFIDGEKGVLEYRGIPIETLAEKGTFLEIAYLLIFDKLPTKEEYEKFKEDVTLHTRLKMKILRMMEYLPEGGHPMDYLQAVTSGMGMYYPARDTLDEDVRYWSTIRLLAKLPTIVAACHRLRHGDAPIPPDNSLSFSANFYYMLFEKEPDPLVEKILDVILILHADHTMNASTFSARVVGSTLADPYTIVSAAIGTLSGPLHGGANERVIDMLQDIGSREEVRPWIEERLEKKERIMGIGHRVYKTKDPRAVILQGYAHKLLDHEAAADARILGIAEEVEKVVAEKLSKKKLYPNVDFYSGIVFKAIGIPTELYTPIFAMSRVAGWLAHWTEQLRTNRIFRPTQKYTGARGAAYVPVGKRG; the protein is encoded by the coding sequence ATGGAAGAGAGAGAGATGGAAGTGGTACCGGGGCTTGAGGGCATCCCGGCCGCCGAGAGTGCCATAAGCTTCATCGACGGAGAGAAGGGGGTACTGGAGTACCGCGGTATACCCATAGAGACGCTCGCCGAGAAGGGCACGTTCCTCGAGATCGCATACCTGCTCATCTTCGACAAGCTGCCCACGAAAGAAGAGTACGAGAAGTTCAAGGAAGACGTAACGCTCCATACCCGGCTCAAGATGAAGATACTCAGGATGATGGAGTATTTGCCCGAGGGCGGCCACCCCATGGACTACCTTCAGGCGGTAACCTCGGGCATGGGCATGTACTACCCGGCGCGGGACACCCTCGACGAGGACGTACGCTACTGGTCCACCATCCGGCTCCTGGCCAAGCTCCCCACGATCGTGGCGGCCTGCCACAGGCTGCGGCACGGAGACGCGCCCATCCCGCCGGACAACTCGCTCTCCTTTTCCGCCAACTTCTACTACATGCTCTTCGAAAAGGAGCCGGACCCGCTCGTCGAAAAGATTCTCGACGTGATACTCATACTCCACGCGGACCATACCATGAACGCCTCGACCTTCAGCGCGCGCGTGGTGGGCTCCACGCTTGCAGACCCTTACACCATCGTCTCCGCGGCCATAGGCACCCTCTCGGGCCCGCTCCACGGCGGCGCCAACGAGCGGGTTATAGACATGCTCCAGGATATAGGCTCGCGGGAGGAGGTCCGCCCCTGGATAGAGGAGCGGCTCGAAAAGAAAGAGCGGATAATGGGCATCGGCCACAGGGTCTACAAGACAAAGGACCCGCGCGCCGTTATATTGCAAGGCTACGCCCATAAGCTCCTGGACCACGAGGCCGCGGCCGACGCCCGCATACTCGGCATAGCCGAGGAGGTCGAGAAGGTCGTGGCCGAAAAGCTCTCTAAGAAGAAGCTCTACCCGAACGTGGACTTCTACTCGGGTATAGTATTCAAGGCCATCGGCATACCCACCGAGCTGTATACCCCGATATTCGCGATGAGCAGGGTCGCGGGCTGGCTTGCCCACTGGACGGAGCAGCTCAGGACCAACCGCATCTTCCGGCCCACGCAGAAGTACACCGGCGCGAGGGGCGCGGCCTACGTGCCCGTCGGGAAGAGGGGTTAG